A single window of Ischnura elegans chromosome 8, ioIscEleg1.1, whole genome shotgun sequence DNA harbors:
- the LOC124164341 gene encoding uncharacterized protein LOC124164341, which translates to MDSFGKLKTDALNPETLYVTCPYNASHRILRARLQYHLVKCRKNFKEKPEEEKVICPLDATHHVNKEELAEHMKICPNRKIVDSERYLIETEASEPASSYKLPDMPPCEENWDDPSEPTYTYDPRPHLENQPILRTKHGATKSERKAFRQVERMKMIQFHSGLPMNTDEAAAAVGVTIANGKFLGRGRGLKPLGQEGLGPAKTQMDLERLVGDGVGRTLPVEVGPLRPPKQESIALRLAKCSLADGDSSHLGEEEVVSSHSAIGQSSQIDHAAGDGVARGAGRGKIVEPKAVFNDNDKKSPLAQDWWNQNNNTSNKSGGSTVNLEEYKQKVKESKLAARMGLAVGENILDDDDRARNFTYLDEEWQVQGRRGRVNRGASAQSNRSLAKGRNF; encoded by the exons ATGGATTCATTTGGGAAATTGAAGACGGATGCTTTGAATCCGGAGACGTTATATGTCACATGCCCATACAATGCTAGTCACAGAATATTGCGTGCTCGCCTGCAGTATCACTtagtgaaatgtagaaaaaattttaag GAGAAACCAGAGGAAGAGAAAGTTATCTGCCCCTTGGATGCCACCCATCATGTGAATAAGGAAGAGTTGGCTGAGCATATGAAAATTTGCCCCAACCGAAAAATTGTCGACTCTGAAAGATATTTAA TTGAAACTGAAGCATCTGAGCCTGCATCCTCATACAAGCTGCCGGATATGCCTCCATGTGAAGAAAATTGGGATGACCCATCTGAGCCAACGTATACTTACGATCCAAGACCCCACTTAGAAAATCAACCAATTTTGAG AACAAAACATGGAGCAACCAAATCGGAGAGGAAGGCCTTTCGTCAAGTGGAGAGGATGAAAATGATACAATTCCACTCTGGTTT GCCCATGAATACTGATGAAGCTGCTGCAGCTGTGGGTGTGACAATTGCTAATGGGAAGTTTCTTGGGCGTGGACGAGGACTAAAACCATTGGGCCAGGAGGGTTTAGGTCCAGCCAAAACCCAAATGGATTTGGAGCGGCTTGTTGGTGATGGGGTTGGTCGTACTCTTCCTGTGGAAGTAGGACCTCTTCGCCCTCCAAAGCAAGAGTCAATTGCTTTGAGATTGGCAAAATGTAGCT TGGCTGATGGAGATTCATCACATTTGGGTGAAGAAGAAGTGGTGTCGTCACACAGTGCAATTGGCCAGAGCAGCCAGATAGATCATGCTGCCGGGGATGGTGTGGCTAGAGGCGCTGGACGTGGCAAAATAGTTGAGCCAAAGGCAGTCTTCAACGACAATGACAAAAAGTCTCCCCTAGCCCAAGATTGGTggaatcaaaataataatacatcaaACAAATCTGGTGGCAGCACAGTCAACTTGGAAGAGTACAAGCAGAAGGTGAAAGAGTCCAAGCTTGCTGCACGCATGGGTCTTGCAGTTGGTGAGAACATTCTTGATGATGATGACCGGGCCCGAAACTTCACGTACCTTGATGAGGAATGGCAGGTTCAGGGACGACGTGGAAGGGTTAAC AGAGGTGCTT